From the Synchiropus splendidus isolate RoL2022-P1 chromosome 3, RoL_Sspl_1.0, whole genome shotgun sequence genome, the window TCCCCTCCTATGTGCTGGGGAAATGTATCATCATGTCAGTGGACACGTAGATGTCAACAAACCAAGAACACGACCTAAACAGCACTGGAACTAGTTAGCAAGTTAGCAGCGGACCTGTCACCAGCAGGTAGGCTGGTTAGCTCCAGAGGGCGCCGCGGCTAACTAACCAGCAGAGATTAGCGGCTAACCGCGACGAGCTCAACCACAACGGTGTCTTCGAGAAATTCAGGATAAACATCACCAGCGTCAGCAGGTTGCCCCGCTATGTGAGACACAGAGCCTCCCACCGTCTCCACAGTGACCCAGCAGGTAACAGGCTAGCCGCGCGGTAACAGCTAATCACCACTAAATGATGCAACAACGGGAAAGATAATCACAAAAAATGTGGCCACGTTCACTCGACTTACCTTTGAATCAATTCAAAACTGGCGACCGACCGATAACGAAGGCTGGAGAGGTGAAATGAAAAGTCTCGGTAGCTCCGGGTTAGCTCATCATGGCTAGCGCGATAGCTGTTAGCAGCAGACTGACGGCTCGTCCTGTGGGCTCGGCTCCGTCTGACAACGCCCTCCTGCCGGGGAGAACAACACCCACCACCGGGAGGACGAGCCCACCTCCAGCACCAACTTCACCCTTGCAACATGTTCAGACCATTCACCATTTAGTTTCTGAGATTTTCGCTCCAAATTTGAGTCATTAATTACAGGGATATATTTGCCTCGGAGAGAAGCGGTAAACGAACCTCTGCACATCCCAAAAAGAATGCATTTAATGTGTGAAAGATTTACTCAAAATAGTGTTCAGTTTAAGACTGTGCAAAAACTGACTCAAATTCCCACAATCACATTAGTCAAGTGTTTTAGTGAAATAAGGATAAATATTTGACCCTAAATCAACCATTTAATCATTAAAAGTAGCTTTTATGtattcatacatttattttaaaaccaaaTGTAAGCAACATAGTGCTTGCTATATATGAGTAAAGCATTGCTTACAGGCAACCTAAGGCTTGTTGTCATGTCATTAACTaagcaaacactttttttcagtttaaaccTTTATCCTTTATTTGTACTCTTCCTTAAAACGTTTAATTGTGTCACTCACGTCATTGTCTTAAGCCTCAAAATtagcatttttaattttttacttGAGTAGCTCATAAAGAATTTACCGCTCATAATTAATGTATGTTGACATCTGTCTGTTAATTATTTCCAGTTTCATGTTTCCAAGATTTTTGCTCCACGATGTCATTTGAATATGGAAGAGCGTCTCAGAGAACGGATGCTGTAAATAGTAGAATATAGAGAAGTATAATGAACAATATAGTCTTTCCTGTATTACAAGAATATGTCAGAAACCCTTGGTGcttgctgagaaggtgatgggttgcagcctgccacctcttcaggacctgtatgtctccaggacccagagacgtgcaggtgggatcagagccgacccttctcaccctggacatggactgtttgtttctcttccctctggcaggaggctacggtccatccagaccagaacctcccgtcacaggaacagcttcttcccctcggccaacagactgttgaattcgtgaacagcctttgttgttattttattttatttttgtcagcactttattccaaaacactttcctagttggtgggctcagactgaccatgacaataaattaaattctgattctgattctgaaatggtCGCGGAATGGTTGGGTTCTTTCCCCCGGTGATTCTCTCACGATACGCTCTGATACACAGTCTTGgcctcttcacttctgctgctctcacCGCCTGACCTCAGATGAGCAGAAACCGGATGACTGACCAGAAAGCCGGTCTCCTCCACCAGAGATAATGGGAATAGGTCCGTCATCGCCCTGAGATTCTTTCTAACGGCTGCTGCAACTCtgcaggagtgtgtgtctgGTGTCGCCTTTGCTTCAAGGTTTTCTCTTCAGAGTAAAACCTCCAAAAGCTATTTACAGATTTGACAACCAAATTCATGTAACAcattgtttgaagtggtttagAGCTCATGTAAACCTTATTATGTGAatcaatgaaaataataatagcgATTAATTTAAAGGTCAAAAGACAGTATTTCCCAGTTGCTGCAGTACAGTCAAATTAGTGAGCAGTGCACACCTGCTCTGCCGAAACTGATTGGCTCATCAACACACAAGTGTTTGCTGCAATCTCTGCCTGTCAAGCCGACTATTATACCtctgttttgtgtgtctcagtgtgtgTCTAAGTAATCTGAAGTTTCTTTCTAGAGATGAAGGAAAACGCCATTATTTCTCACCTGCGGGCCAAATATGCGGAAAAGACCTGGAATGAGACGTTTCAGCTGGTCAGAAGATGCATGGTGAGACACGTCACGTCACACCAGATGTTTGAATTGAACCTGCGCTCATTGACTAGATGTTGTTTTAAGTGTTAAAATGGCAGAGAAGAGTGGTGATGCAAGGGGAGTGAAGTCATCCGCTTGGCAGCATGGCTTTGTTTTGCACAGCGGAGGGTTTGGACGTTGGCGAATTCTCAAGACTAGTTTCGGAATTATATACTTATTCACTCCAAAAgtatgttatttattattattttagcaaATTTAAGTTACATAGTGCTCAAAATATAAGTAAAGCATTGCTCATGGGCTTCTTGAAGCCATGTCAGAGAAACTCTAAATTTTATTTCTGGTAAAACCtttgtcttatttatttttactcctccttaaaatgttgacagtgtcatttattttacatttttaattttgcacTTCAGTGGCTGAAATAATTTTCCACTCATAATTAATTTATGTTGCTCAATTCCATGTAACCGTTTCAATGGATTTGCGTTATTGTTTCTGTAGATGATTTCGGACCATGTTTTGCCTGACTTTGGTAGATTCtatcttcatatttttttttctcattctaaAATCCAAAAGACATCCTTGGAGTCAAATGCCAAGGCAGTGAGGAGTCCATGTAAAATTACGAAACTGAAAGACCAATATTTGCTTGGTAATTTTGTTTGCAGACTTTATTCAATAACTCAAAGTCACTTTCCAACAGTTGCGTTAATACATGCACACTACATCAGATGGGATCTCAATACCTAGAAAAGAAGTAATTTCAAAACGTctaaaatgcaatttaaaaaagatgaaaatgtctAGTTTTCATGACTTCTGAAGCAGTGTGACCCATTTTGGGCCTTTTTTGTTAGAACCTAAATTTCACTTGAACTGGCTGTCAAAGTGGTTTGGAATGATCTGGGAACTTTAGGGAGAGCGCTGAGTATGAGTAATTCTTTGTACCACTGTGTGTCACAGTTGTGTGTATACAAGGGCTTAACGTTTATTTACACAGAGAGGACTTTGTCACACAGCTGATCTGTTGTTGTTTCCCGCCCCTTCTTCTGCCAACAGGAAAAATCCCGAGATGAATCGACTCCTTGTGAGCCGCTGGTTCGATCCCTGGAACGTCTCCAGGAAGCCTTTAATAGTACGAGCTGCTTATTGATGATGACTTTTTGTACTTAGTGAATGTATATCAGTCAAGCCCTGTTTGCTGAATGTGCTACAGTGTCATCCACAAGTGCAATGAGGTCTCGTCTGGAGAACACAGCCAAACGTCAGGGGTGAATGACTTTTTCAGGCTTCATATatcacatatttaaaaaagagagaATATAGAAAATCGACATTTATTATAAAAAATCCCTCTCGTCCAGGATGGGCTTCCACACCTCTGAGCACACGTGTTACCTCACGTCTGATCTGTTCtacctggaggtggtgctgcagcagcagcagggcgaGGTGGAAGACGTGAAGGTGGCCACCCACGGAGGGATCCCTGTTGTGAGTTTAGAGGGCTGCACTCCAAGCATCTGACCACGTCTCTTTTCTAATCAACTTAACTGTTTCCAGTCCAGTGAGTCTTTtctccagctgctcaggtgagtgCCAACATAAACGATGAACAAGGGACGGCGCATAACACTGCCATATCACGTGCCTTCGTCATGTATAAAATCGATCTGTAGGCCCCATGACACAATTCAAACGATTATGAGTGACTGTTATTCCAAACAGGTCCAAGAACTTTGCTGAATTCTCCAACAAACTAGCTTCCCTCCACGCTCAGTACAACTTCCCTGGAGACAAGTGAGTCATCATTTCATCCGGAGGTGATTGGAAACGGCTGATGTGTCACGCCTCTGTTTCTCagtgagaccaaactgaaagtGTTTGCTGCGCTACAGTGTCTGGGCAAAGATCTGGCAGAGATTTCCCAACTGCCAAGGTACTCACTCACTCCCTCATTCATTCGTCTCAGCCACCTCCGCCTCCTGGCGCCGCTTGTGGCAGCTTGATTCATAAATGTTCACCATAGAGTAGACAGTGGTAAATGTTTTGATTACTAAGATCTTGAAATGTGGATCAGCATTATTGTTGTATATGAATACAATAGAATAGATGCTTGTCTTGAACCCCAGTCTCAAATATGCTGCTATATCGAACTTGCTGTCAACCTTCATGTTCCTACCACCTTAAATCCAGTTGAATATTTCTCGCTCAACCACAATTCTTGGCATCCTATTGTACAACAATGTTGTATGATAGGATGTATATCTGAGAAGTCACTGCACCAACCTCCTTGCACCACTGAATCTTCCAGTCACATTGAAACATCCTACTACTCCTCatgattccaacacaaatgaGCTTGTGTACCTTCCCTCCATCCACGAGTGAATATTCTTTGAAGCAGGGCAACGGTTGACTTCAACTGAAATGCTTCACTTCCTCACTAATCTAAGATGCTCGAATGCATCTTTCTGTATTTACTGCAagttttcctcctcttcatctccaacatccttgaTCCAACTGTCTCTCCTCAAACATCTGCCCTCCCCACccttgtctccaaacctcttcacatgtccctctgatatactcacTCCTGCTCTCATTGTTTCTCTCAGTGATGATCTCTGACTTCTGAGTCTCTAAACATACATCATGGTCCTGACCACTGATGacccacagcttctctttcactggtgctgctgctctggagTCACCGTGGACTCCATCCAGTCTAAACTTTTGTCTTCACCTCCCCCATCTCTGTCTATTATTCTCGATGGTtgatcctcctcatcttccttctTCCTCACACTCATTGTCTTGAACAGCTGACTTTACTACATTCAACAACTGACATAGTCTCCATTAATCAGAaccatttctttctctctctctccagggtTCCAGTGGACAGCAGTTCACAAATGGACGTCATCAGCCATGGCTTGATTGGCCGGCTAATAGCTGGCAAGGAAGGTGAGTAATGGCCGGACGCAAACGAAAACATCAATAATTCAAAAGCCTCATCTTCTCTCTTGACTATTGAATTCCAGATTGCCCATTGACAATTGAGTTCTCTGAGAGTCCAGCTGAAGACAAGAGCCAGAGTgagatgacaaaataaaatccgACGTTTATCTTAGCTGGAAAGTCTCATCTCTCATTTCAGGTTTGGAATCCTTCACGCAGCGCGCCCAGGTGGCTGTGGCCGAGAGCTGCACGCCTCGCCAACTCCAGAAGGCCTCGACGATCCTGAAACCTCTGCAGCTGGATCCACACGGGTGATTTAACACCAACATTTGGGGCTTATTCTAATTCATGAGTCAGCAAGCTGTTCAGTAGTTTATGTGTTAGTCATTTAAATACTGCCAAAAAGACATGTATATTTACCCAGACTAAAGATGCAATGACCCTAACAAATATAAACTAAAATTCAGTCTCATCTTCATTTATATTGCATTAAACATCAGTAATGCAGACACTCATGTCAATTTATAATGATTAAATTTCAAATGTGAAACCTTTAGTCCCAGTTTCTTTAAAGCTTACTTTCATCTTTAGACAAAATTAACTAAGTTGCATTTATCACATTAGTTTAGCAACTCTAAGTGTTCTAAAGAAGATCAAtgcaagtttattttattttttttacaaattatcCACTTGTACTTTTAAAGTTGAAAAATGACTTCCGTTGGAAGTTTACTTCGTGCAGTTTGGCCAATCctaacaaggttaagcctcaatttgggcATCAAAACTTCAAAATTACTGCCTCATTCAACTAATTCCAAGATGTTTGCATGTATCAaacttatttgtttatgttgcaCTGTTTTCATTCAACTTCAGACTAAAGTTCTCTGCTTTGTTTATTATATATCTAATTCCCAAACCCTGCATCAACTTCACTTCAAATATATCtgaaataaaattcatgaaatttattttcaatattctcaTGGATACGTTTGACTGCCCTGTGTCCTTTTCTTTTACAGTTGAACTTTTACAGCTCTTTTTCAAGTGCCACATGATCGATTTACTATCGTGTTACAGACTCCCAGTGTTCCTGCCCATGACTGAGGTCCCACATGAGATATTACCTGCTCGTTTTCTGCTCAAACTGCAGCCTCCAGTACCAATGTTGAGGTTTTCTGTGGAGAAAATCCACCAGATAAcaggtaaaaacacacacaacggACAATTCATGAACTGAAAAATTGATTTCCTCTCCAGATGCACTGGCGGATCTTGACCTGCGGTCGGCGCCATTTCCCTCCCTTCTGAGGCGAGGTCACCTGGGTTCAACTGCTCAGGAGGACACGGAGGAGCGTGACAGTGTTTTCTCCACGGTGCGTATGCGTGTGTGATCAAATAGGCGTGAATAAAGAGGCACCTCTCCACAGCTGCTTCCCTGTGGGACGACGCACAGGTACGTTTTCCCTGGGGCAGTGTGGGAAATGCCCAGCAAGAGGGGCACCATGATGGAGAGCGTTCCCTTCTCCCTGCCAAGCCACGTCCCACCTGTGGTCAAGCTGCTGCGACACCAGTGTTTCATTAATGCCTTGCTGAGGAGCTGCACGTGCCCTGTTGCAGGTACACCATCTAAATCCAAACGGCACCACTCAAAACAACCAAATCTGTTGTCAGTTTCAGCCCCCGACCTTCACTTTGAGGTCTTTTTGGAGTCTGACACCAGCTTCTCTGTCACCTTCCACTCGCCTGACACCGACTCCCTTGCTGTCTGTGAGGACCCCGACACATGCATTGAGTATCTGAGACGTTGTAGGTTGTGACTGATGACCTTTCACCCCACAGTGCTCGTGAGTGTTCCTGATGATCACCACATTAGTTGCCGCTTGTTTGGAACAAGAGAACAGGACCTTTCCCTGGAGGAGCATCTGTCCAGCATGATGAGCAGGTGAGGATCCTCACTGGTCAGCTGAGCAGAGCAACTTCAGGCCTGTCGCTCCTGCGCTGTCACTGCGTGGACTCTGTGGagagaggtttcatgactcatgaTCGGTGGAAACAAAAGATGCCTCAAGGTTTTTCTGACTAAACCTCTTTTCCCTTCATGTCACTCACATCGCTGCACACGACAGCTCAACTCACAGACTCGTATTTTCATCCTGGTTCTGCTGGGCGGAGGTCACAACCGTGCTAACTTTTAGGTCTCCTCATTGAGCGGACGTCACCTTTGCTTGCCTTTCACTCGGCTTGCCTTTCACTCGGAGatcaagtcagcctcctctccGGTGTTCTAAATAGTCTGATGTAAATCAACAGACCCTTCTGCTCTCAGCTTCTGGGTGGCGCTACTGAGACCCCAGACCAGAAGTGGCTGACCTTTTTGCCATTTCAAGCtacttcatgaaacggtgtcctgattttcagaggccaccagatggcactgtctgcagtaaaatgtttggacttgaccacctaatgaaataaagaaacctcacatcctttctaaaccctgagcgccatctagtggcctctgaacactGACACTATTTCATCAATGCtgtctcatgatacctcatctacccatcactgcaaGAAAAGAGACACAGTCAAACAAAATGGTTATTGTATGGAgtgtaaa encodes:
- the LOC128756049 gene encoding mediator of RNA polymerase II transcription subunit 1-like isoform X1, which encodes MGIEMKENAIISHLRAKYAEKTWNETFQLVRRCMEKSRDESTPCEPLVRSLERLQEAFNMSSTSAMRSRLENTAKRQGMGFHTSEHTCYLTSDLFYLEVVLQQQQGEVEDVKVATHGGIPVSSESFLQLLRSKNFAEFSNKLASLHAQYNFPGDNETKLKVFAALQCLGKDLAEISQLPRVPVDSSSQMDVISHGLIGRLIAGKEDCPLTIEFSESPAEDKSQSLESFTQRAQVAVAESCTPRQLQKASTILKPLQLDPHGLPVFLPMTEVPHEILPARFLLKLQPPVPMLRFSVEKIHQITDALADLDLRSAPFPSLLRRGHLGSTAQEDTEERDSVFSTLLPCGTTHRYVFPGAVWEMPSKRGTMMESVPFSLPSHVPPVVKLLRHQCFINALLRSCTCPVAVSAPDLHFEVFLESDTSFSVTFHSPDTDSLAVLLVSVPDDHHISCRLFGTREQDLSLEEHLSSMMSRSMSVPLTLQALYVKLAARAPVSPICSTAAQIPNRPSDLSGTSVTDTNSVSTTAARSAAVPRDCPAPGSCSKSVLVPEINAADTPALPPPLPPLGVLPLWISSNDQLPQLL
- the LOC128756049 gene encoding mediator of RNA polymerase II transcription subunit 1-like isoform X6 — protein: MGIEMKENAIISHLRAKYAEKTWNETFQLVRRCMEKSRDESTPCEPLVRSLERLQEAFNMSSTSAMRSRLENTAKRQGMGFHTSEHTCYLTSDLFYLEVVLQQQQGEVEDVKVATHGGIPVSSESFLQLLRSKNFAEFSNKLASLHAQYNFPGDNETKLKVFAALQCLGKDLAEISQLPRVPVDSSSQMDVISHGLIGRLIAGKEDCPLTIEFSESPAEDKSQSLESFTQRAQVAVAESCTPRQLQKASTILKPLQLDPHGLPVFLPMTEVPHEILPARFLLKLQPPVPMLRFSVEKIHQITDALADLDLRSAPFPSLLRRGHLGSTAQEDTEERDSVFSTLLPCGTTHRYVFPGAVWEMPSKRGTMMESVPFSLPSHVPPVVKLLRHQCFINALLRSCTCPVAVSAPDLHFEVFLESDTSFSVTFHSPDTDSLAVLLVSVPDDHHISCRLFGTREQDLSLEEHLSSMMSR
- the LOC128756049 gene encoding mediator of RNA polymerase II transcription subunit 1-like isoform X3 translates to MGIEMKENAIISHLRAKYAEKTWNETFQLVRRCMEKSRDESTPCEPLVRSLERLQEAFNMSSTSAMRSRLENTAKRQGMGFHTSEHTCYLTSDLFYLEVVLQQQQGEVEDVKVATHGGIPVSSESFLQLLRSKNFAEFSNKLASLHAQYNFPGDNETKLKVFAALQCLGKDLAEISQLPRVPVDSSSQMDVISHGLIGRLIAGKEGLESFTQRAQVAVAESCTPRQLQKASTILKPLQLDPHGLPVFLPMTEVPHEILPARFLLKLQPPVPMLRFSVEKIHQITDALADLDLRSAPFPSLLRRGHLGSTAQEDTEERDSVFSTLLPCGTTHRYVFPGAVWEMPSKRGTMMESVPFSLPSHVPPVVKLLRHQCFINALLRSCTCPVAVSAPDLHFEVFLESDTSFSVTFHSPDTDSLAVLLVSVPDDHHISCRLFGTREQDLSLEEHLSSMMSRSMSVPLTLQALYVKLAARAPVSPICSTAAQIPNRPSDLSGTSVTDTNSVSTTAARSAAVPRDCPAPGSCSKSVLVPEINAADTPALPPPLPPLGVLPLWISSNDQLPQLL
- the LOC128756049 gene encoding mediator of RNA polymerase II transcription subunit 1-like isoform X5 translates to MGIEMKENAIISHLRAKYAEKTWNETFQLVRRCMEKSRDESTPCEPLVRSLERLQEAFNMSSTSAMRSRLENTAKRQGMGFHTSEHTCYLTSDLFYLEVVLQQQQGEVEDVKVATHGGIPVSSESFLQLLRSKNFAEFSNKLASLHAQYNFPGDNETKLKVFAALQCLGKDLAEISQLPRVPVDSSSQMDVISHGLIGRLIAGKEDCPLTIEFSESPAEDKSQSLESFTQRAQVAVAESCTPRQLQKASTILKPLQLDPHGLPVFLPMTEVPHEILPARFLLKLQPPVPMLRFSVEKIHQITDALADLDLRSAPFPSLLRRGHLGSTAQEDTEERDSVFSTLLPCGTTHRYVFPGAVWEMPSKRGTMMESVPFSLPSHVPPVVKLLRHQCFINALLRSCTCPVAVSAPDLHFEVFLESDTSFSVTFHSPDTDSLAVLLVSVPDDHHISCRLFGTREQDLSLEEHLSSMMSRT
- the LOC128756049 gene encoding mediator of RNA polymerase II transcription subunit 1-like isoform X2 yields the protein MKENAIISHLRAKYAEKTWNETFQLVRRCMEKSRDESTPCEPLVRSLERLQEAFNMSSTSAMRSRLENTAKRQGMGFHTSEHTCYLTSDLFYLEVVLQQQQGEVEDVKVATHGGIPVSSESFLQLLRSKNFAEFSNKLASLHAQYNFPGDNETKLKVFAALQCLGKDLAEISQLPRVPVDSSSQMDVISHGLIGRLIAGKEDCPLTIEFSESPAEDKSQSLESFTQRAQVAVAESCTPRQLQKASTILKPLQLDPHGLPVFLPMTEVPHEILPARFLLKLQPPVPMLRFSVEKIHQITDALADLDLRSAPFPSLLRRGHLGSTAQEDTEERDSVFSTLLPCGTTHRYVFPGAVWEMPSKRGTMMESVPFSLPSHVPPVVKLLRHQCFINALLRSCTCPVAVSAPDLHFEVFLESDTSFSVTFHSPDTDSLAVLLVSVPDDHHISCRLFGTREQDLSLEEHLSSMMSRSMSVPLTLQALYVKLAARAPVSPICSTAAQIPNRPSDLSGTSVTDTNSVSTTAARSAAVPRDCPAPGSCSKSVLVPEINAADTPALPPPLPPLGVLPLWISSNDQLPQLL